The following are encoded together in the Scomber scombrus chromosome 7, fScoSco1.1, whole genome shotgun sequence genome:
- the efhb gene encoding EF-hand domain-containing family member B — protein sequence MTDGNTSQKVKYFDCCPNIPRAGKLIPLGDSTKTCLQEVQGPRTPPVVRKFRNNVQPEPGAIRVHQGKANDPDVASTVVHGVSTRSSLTDRGFPSALQNTLFQQKLQELSEAAYASRQKAPLGRSHDQQTGLPSWYNDETTFGVKTLKGLGAREIVNPSKTAEELETEVQEGHKTYVRSHNAYFVGEQVDRKYDWSHYSKDSRFGVLTPHFNDGRNLGKTLRWVGETQKFYNPNPVWKRSTDFREKTAPQTGRLKCVLVSVTSLLKGNSLKVSPDHTFGILLPQDELGVGGVIHSTEPGWYMRGQNRQRSLVSAVRHHIKKVNFHNFPSLLQAFRHYDKKGKGMIDKDDLKEVCHEFKLDVSEPVLDDLINYCDTDKDGLIDFLEFANFLNWKGKMPINREEQSILTNEHQTDTAPDDTETKPSSESEQPISSKPLIEPEDLEPVEPGSSLKTLRILRQPRPVQDHFITSSSLIGAGNSGPFPSSKSEAEKLRAFGIPSVRSDLPAPRIKRVCDTNNYGDTSTAADLLHPSVHSLQGVHEQHFFCPRTKKEISEIFGNVGVNISEETFEEAWKLASMKHPDGEVCVEVFRNVLKEIKAV from the exons ATGACTGACGGAAATACATCTCAAAAAGTGAAATACTTCGATTGTTGTCCAAACATACCGAGG GCTGGGAAACTGATACCTTTAGGAGACAGCACAAAGACCTGCTTACAAGAAGTGCAAGGT cCCCGCACCCCACCAGTGGTTAGGAAATTCCGCAACAACGTCCAACCAGAGCCAGGGGCCATCAGAGTGCACCAAGGGAAGGCAAATGATCCAGATGTTGCTAGCACTGTTGTTCATGGCGTCAGCACCAGATCTTCCCTCACT GACAGAGGCTTCCCGAGTGCTCTGCAAAACACTTTGTTCCAGCAGAAGTTGCAGGAGCTCAGTGAAGCAGCGTACGCCTCCAGGCAGAAAGCACCTCTGGGCAGGTCACATGATCAGCAGACTGGACTTCCCTCCTGGTATAATGACGAAACAACGTTTggtgttaaaacattaaaag GTTTGGGTGCACGTGAGATTGTTAACCCTTCAAAAACAGCAGAGGAGTTGGAGACGGAGGTGCAGGAGGGACACAAGACTTATGTCCGCAGCCACAATGCCTATTTTGTTG GTGAGCAAGTTGACAGGAAGTATGACTGGAGCCACTACAGTAAAGACAGCAGGTTTGGGGTCCTCACGCCTCATTTCAACGACGGCCGTAATCTCGGCAAAACTCTCCGCTGGGTGGGGGAGACACAGAA GTTTTACAATCCAAACCCGGTCTGGAAGAGATCTACTGACTTCAGGGAAAAGACGGCACCACAAACTGGCAGACTGAAGTGTGTGTTAGTTTCTGTCACATCTCTTCT gaaAGGAAACAGCTTGAAAGTTTCACCAGATCACACCTTTGGGATTCTCTTACCGCAAGATGAACTTG GTGTCGGAGGTGTAATCCACTCCACGGAGCCAGGCTGGTACATGAGAGGCCAGAACAGGCAGCGCAGCCTGGTCAGCGCAGTGCGACACCACATCAAGAAGGTCAACTTCCACAACTTCCCCTCCCTGCTGCAGGCGTTCAGGCATTATGATAAG AAAGGCAAAGGAATGATTGACAAGGACGACCTGAAGGAGGTGTGCCATGAGTTTAAGCTGGATGTGAGCGAGCCAGTCCTGGATGATCTGATAAATTACTGTGACACAGACAAAGACGGATTAATCGACTTCTTGGAGTTTGCAAACTTCCTCAACTGGAAGGGCAAGATGCCCATCAACAGAGAAGAGCAAAGCATCCTCACGAACG AGCACCAGACTGACACGGCACCAGACGACACAGAGACGAAGCCTTCGTCAGAGTCAGAGCAGCCTATTTCCTCTAAGCCTCTAATTGAGCCTGAGGACCTGGAGCCTGTGGAGCCAGGCAGCTCACTGAAGACTCTGAGGATCCTGAGACAACCCAGGCCGGTCCAAGACCACTTTATCACCTCCTCTTCCCTCATTGGGGCCGGCAATAGTGGTCCGTTCCCATCAAGTAAGTCAGAAGCAGAGAAGCT CCGCGCCTTTGGGATCCCGTCTGTGCGCTCCGACCTCCCGGCTCCACGCATCAAGAGAGTCTGTGACACGAACAACTACGGTGATACATCCACGGCTGCAGATCTCCTGCATCCTTCAGTTCACTCCCTGCAAGGTGTTCATGAGCAACACTTCTTCTGTCCTCGTACAAAGAAGGAG ATTTCAGAGATCTTCGGGAATGTGGGTGTGAATATTTCAGAGGAGACGTTTGAGGAAGCCTGGAAGCTGGCGTCCATGAAGCATCCTGACGGGGAAGTTTGTGTCGAGGTTTTCCGAAATGTACTCAAGGAAATAAAAGCAGTGTAG
- the rab5ab gene encoding RAB5A, member RAS oncogene family, b: MASRGGATRPNGPNAGNKICQFKLVLLGESAVGKSSLVLRFVKGQFHEFQESTIGAAFLTQTVCLDDTTVKFEIWDTAGQERYHSLAPMYYRGAQAAIVVYDITNEESFVRAKNWVKELQRQASPNIVIALAGNKADLANKRALDFQDAQSYADDNSLLFMETSAKTSMNVNEIFMAIAKKLPKNEPQAAGASSGRNRGVDLTETAQPTSRPCCNN, from the exons ATGGCAAGTAGAGGCGGAGCTACACGACCCAATGGGCCAAACGCAGGCAACAAGATCTGCCAGTTCAAACTTGTGCTTTTAGGAGAGTCGGCAGTGGGGAAGTCAAGTCTCGTACTTCGTTTCGTCAAGGGACAGTTTCACGAATTCCAAGAGAGCACAATCGGAG CTGCCTTCCTGACTCAGACAGTATGTTTGGACGACACAACAGTCAAGTTTGAAATCTGGGACACAGCTGGTCAGGAGCGCTACCACAGTCTGGCTCCCATGTACTACAGAGGTGCCCAGGCAGCCATTGTGGTCTATGATATAACAAATGAG GAGTCATTTGTACGGGCGAAGAACTGGGTTAAAGAGCTTCAGAGACAAGCCAGTCCAAATATTGTAATAGCTCTGGCTGGGAACAAGGCTGACCTCGCTAACAAGAGAGCATTGGACTTCCAG GATGCACAGTCGTACGCAGATGACAACAGCTTGCTTTTTATGGAAACGTCAGCAAAGACCTCTATGAACGTCAACGAGATATTCATGGCCATCG CAAAGAAGCTACCCAAGAACGAGCCTCAAGCTGCCGGAGCGAGCAGCGGGCGGAACCGGGGAGTGGACCTGACAGAGACGGCCCAGCCCACCAGCCGTCCCTGCTGCAATAACTAA
- the si:dkey-82o10.4 gene encoding m-AAA protease-interacting protein 1, mitochondrial translates to MQRISSLAAGLELGGLAACTPGVCTWKRSLTCRNSSSKQLAVHRLRAGVCVRPERPFGAQSQGLCRRDHVVFAGHKHRLFSSQPGAQGPQESPGGQHGISVVGSPDPITWIRCKGIMWVIRVYFEIDIISAEFDRGVKQAFVHVSNMMSSGRYWQLRGIVSKETVNYIEKKCQPLTKDQQQQLAVSMDDIIFLLPEDVSVVFDQYGRKFCFIVMRFWFLSTHEGPDDPEATKIFKVTPSDDGSPQKKIATAVYEFQTELTLGASPDWTVTTIWHWQWKLLE, encoded by the exons ATGCAGCGGATCTCCAGCCTCGCTGCGGGCCTGGAGCTCGGCGGCCTGGCTGCATGCACACCCGGGGTCTGCACCTGGAAGAGAAGCCTGACCTgcaggaacagcagcagcaagcagctGGCCGTGCACCGGCTGAGAGCGGGGGTGTGTGTGCGTCCTGAGCGTCCCTTTGGCGCACAGAGTCAGGGGCTGTGCAGGAGGGATCATGTGGTGTTTGCCGGTCATAAACACAGACTGTTCAGCTCGCAGCCTGGAGCTCAGGGCCCGCAGGAGAGCCCCGGTGGTCAGCACGGTATCTCTGTGGTCGGCTCACCGGATCCTATCACATGGATCCGGTGTAAAGGAATCATGTGGGTCATTAGGGTGTACTTTGAGATAGACATCATCTCTGCAGAGTTTGACAGAGGAGTGAAGCAG GCTTTTGTCCACGTCTCTAACATGATGTCCAGTGGCAGATACTGGCAGCTGAGGGGGATAGTGTCTAAGGAG ACTGTGAATTATATCGAGAAGAAGTGTCAGCCTCTCACCAAAGATCAGCAACAGCAGCTGGCAGTCTCGATGGATGATATTATATTTCTGCTGCCGGAAGACGTCTCTGTCGTCTTCGATCAATACG GTAGAAAATTCTGCTTCATTGTCATGAGGTTTTGGTTCTTGTCGACACATGAAGGCCCCGACGACCCCGAGGCCACAAAAATCTTCAAAGTGACCCCCAGTGACGATGGCAGCCCACAGAAGAAAATAGCGACAGCCGTCTATGA ATTCCAAACAGAGCTGACGTTGGGAGCCTCTCCTGATTGGACGGTCACCACTATTTGGCACTGGCAGTGGAAACTGTTGGAGTGA